In Drosophila simulans strain w501 chromosome X, Prin_Dsim_3.1, whole genome shotgun sequence, one DNA window encodes the following:
- the LOC6739874 gene encoding ral GTPase-activating protein subunit beta isoform X11, protein MYSEWASLSAQITANSCGAQCFSVLNKFPASAGREVVVSVVKQLGTNLGITQNAEPSHLVKDEEVKWCMDVICFGLSLPLQEHETIKDCVNVYCEWLTALHPQPRISVPKPICEDANLYARQIINHFHNLFVPRQGESADTIKRQAVLCHRVLRTLQQTAQISQLMDRQTWDTLLLFLLAINEILLAPPTVKDDVGDQLCERVLSVLFEVWLLACVRSFPSPSMWKTLQESCAMWRHRVALVDQWNRVNLALTARLLEFSYGPAFPQLKNADEDGQLIPIGMSNDCVAQTWYRFLRMIGNPTALCSPHIISKSSHFVQWALTHEKGAETHQHPCLQQLPQIFLNAMKGISSQVDAFLGLSKTSLIGLTGGGARNAISSSSTTNAGSTGTGSGEGSAPAPAPTTPTSTSGPPSASSSINSLPLTSMGAGVELAVARPKCNSILHVFHEWLFEAAHIGGDTWRQNRKKQACEASKRPSSMIMEHRKGSISLSQPNSLNDPQSLPPTLTIDKYESGRAEAIGTLCKIFCAKKTGEEILPVYLARFYMALQQCLKITESRECDETLASILLHSSDLFRLDLDGINVLLPGFIAALEIVLPDKDLKLKTQSMVFNRTELRRSAINILLSIMVLPLHYQTLPIRDLTCETSEKMFTFIQLKSRLMNILMNALQVETDAQNTHMLLGGLLLCVQDAVTFEETELGGGNANLSHNSSGVQHHDANLLSSACSERSASLVSAGTASLGGQTTATMGAGSGSIRDTASAHDYPSLTISDDMSFEFGQELEGVTTYDNAHALFVRATYLVCHRLISSWKTDLNVSLAALELLSGLARLHIRETDALECKRAVKWICDYICYQCSRPPPAHSKDLHSTIVAAFQCTAAWLMQHPYLLQDKDCLQTVLEVVELGISGTKSQSKGTDIPKFKDEKELKPASMRVRDAAENLLTIILEQVGYFPSECGPESISSLLDELALMKHCNSMVPAAAASSEQAIAKFKYFVTENSTILALLEEPLGNDQDPQPTVTLLIRGPFGRHAWTMQLRHLPRSKSGIKYHAINPGRPIPMNDVTQRLDSEQKNFPDGVDKVQPCVADYSIPTIEQMREQYGTAVIRELESLLENQSIHEKLAWAEADTSADSLSHAQECVPPTVCHEFHAARLFLSHFGFLGFETRNPQNPAEALGNPPQRPLIVLDTKSAAFAADLDRLDKLSARTHDSVYVFYVKSGQTSAQQIIANMGEESSASHDPHFASMLQTLGWPVQVSEHSGWTGFAHNSWSLKGTPEEQLKSTANELNYNGSQRVLYWADVSSEIAFVVPTTWNLRYNSDTCDSGSISSTDQIGSSNVWTRGEADSAAGLAKSKSRNLSLELDTNRRDVKEPVPPTRRKGNVTKPTLLAQAPAKIFLVWLESYEDYLNFPLEDLLAYTRTGEELQTQQLPRATDCHVIFVHSLLSGLLRVKLQGPPGRMSFATPLVDGMVLSRRVVGNLVRQTALNISRRRRLDNDNYQPPHVRRRLKVQDIVQKYKMDLSEADLLAHLFQRAI, encoded by the exons ATGTACTCCGAGTGGGCCTCGCTGTCCGCCCAAATCACAGCCAACAGCTGCGGCGCCCAGTGCTTCAGTGTGCTGAACAAATTCCCCGCCTCCGCAGGACGCGAAGTGGTCGTCTCCGTGGTCAAGCAGCTGGGCACCAATCTGGGCATCACCCAGAATGCAGAGCCCAGTCACCTGGTCAAAGACGAAGAG GTAAAATGGTGCATGGACGTGATATGCTTCGGACTTTCGCTTCCTCTGCAGGAACACGAGACGATCAAGGACTGCGTGAATGTGTACTGCGAGTGGCTGACGGCGCTGCATCCGCAGCCCAGGATCAGTGTTCCGAAGCCGATATGCGAGGATGCCAATCTCTATGCGCGCCAGATCATCAACCACTTTCACAATCTGTTTGTGCCGCGCCAGGGCGAAA GTGCAGATACAATTAAGCGGCAGGCAGTGCTCTGCCATCGGGTGCTACGAACTCTGCAGCAAACTGCCCAGATATCGCAGCTGATGGACCGGCAGACGTGGGACACGCTGCTACTCTTTCTGCTGGCTATCAATGAGATCCTGCTGGCGCCGCCCACCGTCAAGGACGATGTGGGCGATCAGCTGTGCGAGCGAGTGCTCTCCGTGCTCTTTGAGGTCTGGCTTCTGGCCTGCGTTCGCAGTTTTCCCTCGCCGTCGATGTGGAAGACGCTGCAGGAGTCGTGTGCCATGTGGCGGCACCGCGTGGCCCTCGTGGATCAATGGAATCGAGTAAACTTGGCCCTAACCGCTCGCCTGCTGGAGTTCAGCTATGGTCCTGCGTTTCCGCAGCTCAAGAATG CCGACGAGGATGGCCAGCTGATACCAATTGGAATGTCCAACGACTGTGTGGCCCAGACATGGTACCGCTTCCTGCGGATGATTGGCAATCCCACGGCGCTCTGTTCACCACATATCATCAGCAAATCATCGCACTTTGTGCAGTGGGCCTTGACCCATGAAAAGGGCGCCGAGACGCATCAGCATCCTTGCCTGCAACAACTGCCGCAGATCTTCCTCAATGCCATGAAGGGCATTTCCAGTCAAGTGGACGCTTTTCTAG GCTTGAGCAAGACCTCGCTTATTGGCCTCACCGGCGGTGGTGCACGCAACgcgatcagcagcagcagcaccaccaacgcCGGCAGCACGGGAACGGGATCGGGAGAGGGATCCGCTCCTGCTCCGGCGCCCACAACTCCCACGTCCACGTCGGGACCGCCGTCggcgagcagcagcatcaact CTCTGCCGCTGACTTCGATGGGAGCGGGTGTCGAGCTGGCCGTGGCCAGACCCAAGTGCAACAGCATTCTCCACGTATTCCACGAGTGGCTCTTCGAGGCGGCGCACATCGGAGGCGACACTTGGCGGCAAAATCGTAAAA AGCAAGCATGCGAGGCCAGTAAGCGGCCATCCTCGATGATAATGGAGCACCGCAAGGGATCGATATCGTTGTCGCAGCCCAACTCGCTGAACGACCCGCAATCGTTGCCACCCACGCTGACCATCGATAAGTATGAGTCCGGCCGAGCCGAGGCCATTGGAACGCTGTGCAAGATCTTCTGTGCGAAGAAGACGGGCGAGGAGATCCTGCCCGTCTATCTGGCCCGCTTCTACATGGCTTTGCAGCAGTGCCTGAAGATCACAGAGTCGCGGGAATGCGACGAGACGTTGGCCAGCATCCTGCTGCACTCGAGTGACCTGTTTCGCCTGGACCTGGATGGGATTAATGTGCTGCTGCCAGGTTTCATTGCCGCCTTGGAAATCGTACTGCCCGACAAGGACCTCAAGCTGAAGACCCAATCGATGGTCTTCAATCGCACCGAACTGCGTCGCTCGGCGATCAACATCCTGCTGTCCATTATGGTGCTGCCGTTGCACTACCAAACGCTGCCCATCCGGGATCTAACCTGCGAAACGAGCGAGAA AATGTTTACCTTCATCCAACTGAAGTCGCGGCTCATGAACATCCTGATGAATGCCCTGCAGGTGGAAACGGATGCCCAAAACACGCACATGCTACTGGGCGGCCTGCTGCTCTGCGTCCAGGACGCCGTCACCTTCGAGGAGACGGAACTGGGCGGCGGCAATGCCAATCTCTCGCACAACTCCAGTGGTGTGCAGCACCACGACGCCAATCTACTGAGTTCGG CGTGCTCGGAGCGTTCCGCTTCGCTGGTCAGCGCTGGCACAGCCAGCTTGGGCGGCCAGACGACGGCCACCATGGGAGCGGGATCGGGCTCCATTCGCGACACCGCCTCCGCCCACGACTACCCCAGCCTGACCATTTCCGATGACATGTCATTCGAGTTCGGCCAGGAACTGGAGGGGGTGACCACCTATG ATAACGCCCATGCCCTATTTGTGCGCGCCACGTATTTGGTCTGCCATCGACTGATCTCGTCGTGGAAGACGGATCTGAATGTTTCGCTGGCCGCCTTGGAGTTGCTGTCTGGCTTGGCCAGGTTACATATCCGGGAAACAG ACGCTCTAGAGTGCAAGCGGGCCGTGAAGTGGATCTgtgactatatatgctaccAGTGCTCCCGTCCGCCGCCGGCGCACAGCAAGGATCTGCACAGCACCATTGTGGCGGCCTTTCAGTGCACCGCCGCCTGGCTGATGCAGCATCCCTATTTGCTGCAGGACAAGGATTGCCTGCAAACGGTCCTCGAGGTGGTGGAGCTGGGCATTTCGGGCACCAAGAGCCAGAGCAAGGGCACCGATATACCCAAGTTCAAGGACGAAAAGGAGCTAAAGCCCGCCTCGATGAGAGTGCGAGATGCTGCAGAGAATCTGCTGACCATTATCCTCGAGCAAGTGGGCTATTTCCCCAGCGAGTGCGGTCCAGAGTCCATATCCTCGCTATTGGATGAGCTGGCGCTCATGAAGCACTGTAACTCTATGGtgccggcggcggcggccagcAGTGAGCAGGCCATTGCCAAGTTTAAGTACTTCGTGACTGAGAACTCCACCATATTGGCACTGCTCGAGGAGCCGTTGGGCAATGACCAGGATCCCCAACCCACAGTGACTC TGCTCATTCGCGGCCCCTTTGGTCGACATGCCTGGACCATGCAGTTGCGTCATCTGCCTCGGAGTAAGTCTGGGATTAAGTACCATGCCATTAATCCTGGCAGGCCCATACCCATGAACGATGTGACGCAGCGACTGGATAGCGAGCAAAAGAACTTCCCCGACGGCGTGGACAAAGTGCAGCCTTGTGTGGCGGACTACTCCATACCCACCATCGAACAAATGCGCGAGCAATACGGCACTGCTGTCATACGAGAGCTGGAGTCATTACTGGAGAACCAGAGCATTCACGAGAAACTGGCCTGGGCGGAGGCGGACACCAGTGCGGATAGTTTGTCGCACGCACAGGAATGTGTGCCGCCAACGGTGTGCCACGAGTTCCATGCGGCGCGTCTCTTTCTCTCACACTTTGGTTTCCTGGGCTTCGAGACGCGGAATCCACAAAATCCAGCTGAGGCACTGGGCAATCCGCCACAGCGGCCGCTAATCGTGCTGGACACCAAGTCCGCAGCCTTCGCCGCCGATCTGGATCGATTGGATAAGCTGAGTGCGAGGACGCACGACAGCGTTTATGTTTTCTATGTGAAG AGTGGCCAAACAAGTGCCCAGCAGATTATCGCCAATATGGGTGAGGAATCGTCTGCCAGCCATGATCCTCACTTCGCCAGCATGCTGCAAACGCTGGGCTGGCCGGTTCAGGTTTCAGAACACTCTGGCTGGACGGGCTTTGCCCACAACTCGTGGTCACTCAAGGGAACGCCCGAGGAGCAGCTAAAGTCCACTGCCAACGAGCTGAACTACAATGGATCACAGCGGGTGCTCTACTGGGCGGATGTGTCATCGGAAATCGCCTTCGTGGTGCCCACGACGTGGAATCTGCGATACAATAGCGACACTTGCGATAGTGGAAGCATCTCGAGCACGGATCAGATTGGCTCCAGCAATGTCTGGACACGCGGAGAGGCCGACAGTGCGGCTGGCCTGGCAAAATCCAAGTCAAGGAATCTTAGCCTAGAACTCGACACGAATCGCAGGGATGTAAAGGAGCCAGTTCCGCCGACGCGGCGAAAAGGAAATGTGACGAAACCCACGCTATTGGCCCAGGCGCCGGCCAAGATCTTTCTGGTGTGGCTGGAGAGCTATGAGGATTACCTAAACTTTCCACTCGAGGATCTGCTAGCCTATACGCGCACTGGCGAGGAGCTGCAGACGCAGCAGTTGCCTCGCGCCACCGACTGTCACGTGATCTTCGTGCATTCGTTGCTCTCGGGACTTCTGAGAGTAAAGTTGCAAGGTCCACCGGGAAGGATGAGCTTTGCCACACCCCTGGTCGATGGCATGGTCCTGAGCCGGCGGGTAGTCGGAAATCTGGTGCGACAAACGGCATTGAACATATCACGCCGCCGGCGCCTGGACAATGATAA CTACCAACCGCCTCATGTGCGACGACGACTCAAGGTGCAGGACATTGTCCAGAAGTACAAAATGGATCTGAGCGAGGCCGATCTGCTGGCCCATCTGTTCCAGCGCGCAATTTAG
- the LOC6739874 gene encoding ral GTPase-activating protein subunit beta isoform X12, with protein MYSEWASLSAQITANSCGAQCFSVLNKFPASAGREVVVSVVKQLGTNLGITQNAEPSHLVKDEEVKWCMDVICFGLSLPLQEHETIKDCVNVYCEWLTALHPQPRISVPKPICEDANLYARQIINHFHNLFVPRQGESADTIKRQAVLCHRVLRTLQQTAQISQLMDRQTWDTLLLFLLAINEILLAPPTVKDDVGDQLCERVLSVLFEVWLLACVRSFPSPSMWKTLQESCAMWRHRVALVDQWNRVNLALTARLLEFSYGPAFPQLKNADEDGQLIPIGMSNDCVAQTWYRFLRMIGNPTALCSPHIISKSSHFVQWALTHEKGAETHQHPCLQQLPQIFLNAMKGISSQVDAFLGLSKTSLIGLTGGGARNAISSSSTTNAGSTGTGSGEGSAPAPAPTTPTSTSGPPSASSSINSLPLTSMGAGVELAVARPKCNSILHVFHEWLFEAAHIGGDTWRQNRKKQACEASKRPSSMIMEHRKGSISLSQPNSLNDPQSLPPTLTIDKYESGRAEAIGTLCKIFCAKKTGEEILPVYLARFYMALQQCLKITESRECDETLASILLHSSDLFRLDLDGINVLLPGFIAALEIVLPDKDLKLKTQSMVFNRTELRRSAINILLSIMVLPLHYQTLPIRDLTCETSEKMFTFIQLKSRLMNILMNALQVETDAQNTHMLLGGLLLCVQDAVTFEETELGGGNANLSHNSSGVQHHDANLLSSDNAHALFVRATYLVCHRLISSWKTDLNVSLAALELLSGLARLHIRETDALECKRAVKWICDYICYQCSRPPPAHSKDLHSTIVAAFQCTAAWLMQHPYLLQDKDCLQTVLEVVELGISGTKSQSKGTDIPKFKDEKELKPASMRVRDAAENLLTIILEQVGYFPSECGPESISSLLDELALMKHCNSMVPAAAASSEQAIAKFKYFVTENSTILALLEEPLGNDQDPQPTVTLLIRGPFGRHAWTMQLRHLPRSKSGIKYHAINPGRPIPMNDVTQRLDSEQKNFPDGVDKVQPCVADYSIPTIEQMREQYGTAVIRELESLLENQSIHEKLAWAEADTSADSLSHAQECVPPTVCHEFHAARLFLSHFGFLGFETRNPQNPAEALGNPPQRPLIVLDTKSAAFAADLDRLDKLSARTHDSVYVFYVKSGQTSAQQIIANMGEESSASHDPHFASMLQTLGWPVQVSEHSGWTGFAHNSWSLKGTPEEQLKSTANELNYNGSQRVLYWADVSSEIAFVVPTTWNLRYNSDTCDSGSISSTDQIGSSNVWTRGEADSAAGLAKSKSRNLSLELDTNRRDVKEPVPPTRRKGNVTKPTLLAQAPAKIFLVWLESYEDYLNFPLEDLLAYTRTGEELQTQQLPRATDCHVIFVHSLLSGLLRVKLQGPPGRMSFATPLVDGMVLSRRVVGNLVRQTALNISRRRRLDNDNYQPPHVRRRLKVQDIVQKYKMDLSEADLLAHLFQRAI; from the exons ATGTACTCCGAGTGGGCCTCGCTGTCCGCCCAAATCACAGCCAACAGCTGCGGCGCCCAGTGCTTCAGTGTGCTGAACAAATTCCCCGCCTCCGCAGGACGCGAAGTGGTCGTCTCCGTGGTCAAGCAGCTGGGCACCAATCTGGGCATCACCCAGAATGCAGAGCCCAGTCACCTGGTCAAAGACGAAGAG GTAAAATGGTGCATGGACGTGATATGCTTCGGACTTTCGCTTCCTCTGCAGGAACACGAGACGATCAAGGACTGCGTGAATGTGTACTGCGAGTGGCTGACGGCGCTGCATCCGCAGCCCAGGATCAGTGTTCCGAAGCCGATATGCGAGGATGCCAATCTCTATGCGCGCCAGATCATCAACCACTTTCACAATCTGTTTGTGCCGCGCCAGGGCGAAA GTGCAGATACAATTAAGCGGCAGGCAGTGCTCTGCCATCGGGTGCTACGAACTCTGCAGCAAACTGCCCAGATATCGCAGCTGATGGACCGGCAGACGTGGGACACGCTGCTACTCTTTCTGCTGGCTATCAATGAGATCCTGCTGGCGCCGCCCACCGTCAAGGACGATGTGGGCGATCAGCTGTGCGAGCGAGTGCTCTCCGTGCTCTTTGAGGTCTGGCTTCTGGCCTGCGTTCGCAGTTTTCCCTCGCCGTCGATGTGGAAGACGCTGCAGGAGTCGTGTGCCATGTGGCGGCACCGCGTGGCCCTCGTGGATCAATGGAATCGAGTAAACTTGGCCCTAACCGCTCGCCTGCTGGAGTTCAGCTATGGTCCTGCGTTTCCGCAGCTCAAGAATG CCGACGAGGATGGCCAGCTGATACCAATTGGAATGTCCAACGACTGTGTGGCCCAGACATGGTACCGCTTCCTGCGGATGATTGGCAATCCCACGGCGCTCTGTTCACCACATATCATCAGCAAATCATCGCACTTTGTGCAGTGGGCCTTGACCCATGAAAAGGGCGCCGAGACGCATCAGCATCCTTGCCTGCAACAACTGCCGCAGATCTTCCTCAATGCCATGAAGGGCATTTCCAGTCAAGTGGACGCTTTTCTAG GCTTGAGCAAGACCTCGCTTATTGGCCTCACCGGCGGTGGTGCACGCAACgcgatcagcagcagcagcaccaccaacgcCGGCAGCACGGGAACGGGATCGGGAGAGGGATCCGCTCCTGCTCCGGCGCCCACAACTCCCACGTCCACGTCGGGACCGCCGTCggcgagcagcagcatcaact CTCTGCCGCTGACTTCGATGGGAGCGGGTGTCGAGCTGGCCGTGGCCAGACCCAAGTGCAACAGCATTCTCCACGTATTCCACGAGTGGCTCTTCGAGGCGGCGCACATCGGAGGCGACACTTGGCGGCAAAATCGTAAAA AGCAAGCATGCGAGGCCAGTAAGCGGCCATCCTCGATGATAATGGAGCACCGCAAGGGATCGATATCGTTGTCGCAGCCCAACTCGCTGAACGACCCGCAATCGTTGCCACCCACGCTGACCATCGATAAGTATGAGTCCGGCCGAGCCGAGGCCATTGGAACGCTGTGCAAGATCTTCTGTGCGAAGAAGACGGGCGAGGAGATCCTGCCCGTCTATCTGGCCCGCTTCTACATGGCTTTGCAGCAGTGCCTGAAGATCACAGAGTCGCGGGAATGCGACGAGACGTTGGCCAGCATCCTGCTGCACTCGAGTGACCTGTTTCGCCTGGACCTGGATGGGATTAATGTGCTGCTGCCAGGTTTCATTGCCGCCTTGGAAATCGTACTGCCCGACAAGGACCTCAAGCTGAAGACCCAATCGATGGTCTTCAATCGCACCGAACTGCGTCGCTCGGCGATCAACATCCTGCTGTCCATTATGGTGCTGCCGTTGCACTACCAAACGCTGCCCATCCGGGATCTAACCTGCGAAACGAGCGAGAA AATGTTTACCTTCATCCAACTGAAGTCGCGGCTCATGAACATCCTGATGAATGCCCTGCAGGTGGAAACGGATGCCCAAAACACGCACATGCTACTGGGCGGCCTGCTGCTCTGCGTCCAGGACGCCGTCACCTTCGAGGAGACGGAACTGGGCGGCGGCAATGCCAATCTCTCGCACAACTCCAGTGGTGTGCAGCACCACGACGCCAATCTACTGAGTTCGG ATAACGCCCATGCCCTATTTGTGCGCGCCACGTATTTGGTCTGCCATCGACTGATCTCGTCGTGGAAGACGGATCTGAATGTTTCGCTGGCCGCCTTGGAGTTGCTGTCTGGCTTGGCCAGGTTACATATCCGGGAAACAG ACGCTCTAGAGTGCAAGCGGGCCGTGAAGTGGATCTgtgactatatatgctaccAGTGCTCCCGTCCGCCGCCGGCGCACAGCAAGGATCTGCACAGCACCATTGTGGCGGCCTTTCAGTGCACCGCCGCCTGGCTGATGCAGCATCCCTATTTGCTGCAGGACAAGGATTGCCTGCAAACGGTCCTCGAGGTGGTGGAGCTGGGCATTTCGGGCACCAAGAGCCAGAGCAAGGGCACCGATATACCCAAGTTCAAGGACGAAAAGGAGCTAAAGCCCGCCTCGATGAGAGTGCGAGATGCTGCAGAGAATCTGCTGACCATTATCCTCGAGCAAGTGGGCTATTTCCCCAGCGAGTGCGGTCCAGAGTCCATATCCTCGCTATTGGATGAGCTGGCGCTCATGAAGCACTGTAACTCTATGGtgccggcggcggcggccagcAGTGAGCAGGCCATTGCCAAGTTTAAGTACTTCGTGACTGAGAACTCCACCATATTGGCACTGCTCGAGGAGCCGTTGGGCAATGACCAGGATCCCCAACCCACAGTGACTC TGCTCATTCGCGGCCCCTTTGGTCGACATGCCTGGACCATGCAGTTGCGTCATCTGCCTCGGAGTAAGTCTGGGATTAAGTACCATGCCATTAATCCTGGCAGGCCCATACCCATGAACGATGTGACGCAGCGACTGGATAGCGAGCAAAAGAACTTCCCCGACGGCGTGGACAAAGTGCAGCCTTGTGTGGCGGACTACTCCATACCCACCATCGAACAAATGCGCGAGCAATACGGCACTGCTGTCATACGAGAGCTGGAGTCATTACTGGAGAACCAGAGCATTCACGAGAAACTGGCCTGGGCGGAGGCGGACACCAGTGCGGATAGTTTGTCGCACGCACAGGAATGTGTGCCGCCAACGGTGTGCCACGAGTTCCATGCGGCGCGTCTCTTTCTCTCACACTTTGGTTTCCTGGGCTTCGAGACGCGGAATCCACAAAATCCAGCTGAGGCACTGGGCAATCCGCCACAGCGGCCGCTAATCGTGCTGGACACCAAGTCCGCAGCCTTCGCCGCCGATCTGGATCGATTGGATAAGCTGAGTGCGAGGACGCACGACAGCGTTTATGTTTTCTATGTGAAG AGTGGCCAAACAAGTGCCCAGCAGATTATCGCCAATATGGGTGAGGAATCGTCTGCCAGCCATGATCCTCACTTCGCCAGCATGCTGCAAACGCTGGGCTGGCCGGTTCAGGTTTCAGAACACTCTGGCTGGACGGGCTTTGCCCACAACTCGTGGTCACTCAAGGGAACGCCCGAGGAGCAGCTAAAGTCCACTGCCAACGAGCTGAACTACAATGGATCACAGCGGGTGCTCTACTGGGCGGATGTGTCATCGGAAATCGCCTTCGTGGTGCCCACGACGTGGAATCTGCGATACAATAGCGACACTTGCGATAGTGGAAGCATCTCGAGCACGGATCAGATTGGCTCCAGCAATGTCTGGACACGCGGAGAGGCCGACAGTGCGGCTGGCCTGGCAAAATCCAAGTCAAGGAATCTTAGCCTAGAACTCGACACGAATCGCAGGGATGTAAAGGAGCCAGTTCCGCCGACGCGGCGAAAAGGAAATGTGACGAAACCCACGCTATTGGCCCAGGCGCCGGCCAAGATCTTTCTGGTGTGGCTGGAGAGCTATGAGGATTACCTAAACTTTCCACTCGAGGATCTGCTAGCCTATACGCGCACTGGCGAGGAGCTGCAGACGCAGCAGTTGCCTCGCGCCACCGACTGTCACGTGATCTTCGTGCATTCGTTGCTCTCGGGACTTCTGAGAGTAAAGTTGCAAGGTCCACCGGGAAGGATGAGCTTTGCCACACCCCTGGTCGATGGCATGGTCCTGAGCCGGCGGGTAGTCGGAAATCTGGTGCGACAAACGGCATTGAACATATCACGCCGCCGGCGCCTGGACAATGATAA CTACCAACCGCCTCATGTGCGACGACGACTCAAGGTGCAGGACATTGTCCAGAAGTACAAAATGGATCTGAGCGAGGCCGATCTGCTGGCCCATCTGTTCCAGCGCGCAATTTAG